In a single window of the Lodderomyces elongisporus chromosome 4, complete sequence genome:
- the PMI1 gene encoding Mannose-6-phosphate isomerase yields MSDKLFRLQCGYQNYDWGKIGSSSAVAQFAKNSDPSIEIDESKPYAELWMGTHPSVPSQAIGFNKTLRELITEEPKNLLGDAVIQKFGSSKELPFLFKVLSIEKVLSIQAHPDKKLGAQLHAQDPKNYPDDNHKPEMAIAVTDFEGFCGFKPVEQILETLQTVSQLRNIIGEEISEEFAKGIKCNATTGTEEDKTNRELIQKVFSKLMNTDDSTINEAAQSLVKASQEQPEIFAKLDARLPELIQRMNKQFPNDIGLFCGCLLLNHVNLNKGEAMFLQAKDPHAYICGDIIECMAASDNVVRAGFTPKFKDVKNLVEMLTYASEPVEKQKMTPKPFAKSHGDAKTSSLYDPPIEEFSVLQTVFDKTGGKQTFDAFDGPSIIIATNGSGTIQITGDDSTKQSVETGYVYFVAPNTAVELTASDSQKDGLTTYRAFVEV; encoded by the coding sequence ATGTCAGACAAGTTATTCAGACTTCAGTGCGGATACCAAAATTACGATTGGGGAAAGATTGGATCTTCTTCAGCAGTTGCTCAATTTGCCAAGAACTCTGATCCTTCGATTGAGATAGATGAGAGCAAGCCGTATGCCGAGTTATGGATGGGTACTCATCCAAGTGTTCCTTCACAGGCTATTGGATTCAACAAGACCTTGCGTGAATTAATCACCGAAGAGCCCAAAAATTTATTGGGTGATGCCGTGATTCAAAAGTTTGGCTCTTCAAAAGAGTTACCATTTTTGTTCAAGGTCTTGAGTATTGAAAAAGTGTTATCTATTCAAGCTCATCCAGATAAGAAGCTTGGTGCTCAATTGCATGCTCAAGACCCCAAAAACTACCCCGATGACAATCACAAACCGGAAATGGCTATTGCGGTTACTGACTTTGAAGGCTTTTGTGGATTCAAACCAGTTGAGCAGATTTTGGAAACTTTACAAACGGTCTCTCAGTTGAGAAACATAATTGGTGAAGAGATTAGCGAGGAGTTTGCAAAGGGAATCAAGTGCAACGCTACAACAGGCACAGAAGAGGACAAGACCAATAGAGAATTGATACAGAAGGTATTTAGCAAATTGATGAATACTGATGACAGTACAATCAACGAAGCTGCGCAGAGTCTAGTCAAGGCAAGTCAAGAGCAACCAGAGATTTTTGCCAAGCTCGATGCCAGATTACCAGAACTTATCCAACGAATGAACAAACAATTTCCCAACGATATCGGATTATTCTGCGGATGTCTCTTGTTGAACCACGTCAATTTGAATAAAGGTGAAGCCATGTTCCTTCAAGCCAAAGATCCTCACGCATACATCTGTGGTGACATTATCGAATGTATGGCTGCCTCAGATAACGTTGTGCGTGCAGGATTCACTCCGAAATTCAAAGACGTTAAAAACTTGGTTGAGATGTTGACGTATGCAAGTGAACCagttgaaaaacaaaagatgaCTCCTAAACCTTTTGCCAAGTCCCATGGTGATGCAAAGACATCAAGCTTGTACGATCCACCAATTGAAGAATTCTCTGTCTTGCAAACCGTATTCGACAAAACTGGTGGTAAACAGACTTTTGATGCCTTTGATGGTCCTTCCATAATCATCGCTACCAATGGTTCAGGTACTATTCAAATAACCGGCGATGACTCGACAAAACAAAGCGTTGAAACCGGATACGTTTACTTTGTGGCTCCCAACACAGCAGTTGAGTTGACTGCATCCGATCTGCAAAAAGATGGGCTCACCACTTACAGGGCATTTGTCGAAGTTTAA
- the BET1 gene encoding protein transport protein bet1, with amino-acid sequence MGNGAHQRDLRTQLFSTPSPHHFNGLRQQNSRTPPSRTPSRNTHSASPYDNTTTQTRAGASAAVAAQNESFLNSLESQNDEEMDSMGQKIHMLKNLGERMGIEINKSIKLNDDITDGFERGKVSLKNTFNKMIVMSQRAGITWKMWLVVFALVGLFFFYVWLF; translated from the coding sequence ATGGGCAACGGAGCCCACCAGCGTGATTTGCGCACCCAATTGTTCAGCACACCGTCTCCTCACCATTTCAATGGGTTGCGACAGCAAAATAGCCGTACACCTCCGTCTCGCACACCACTGAGAAACACACATTCTGCATCCCCATATGATAATACCACAACACAGACACGTGCTGGAGCAAGTGCTGCAGTAGCTGCGCAAAATGAATCCTTTTTGAACTCTTTGGAATCACAAAACGACGAAGAAATGGACTCCATGGGCCAAAAGATTCACATGTTGAAGAATTTGGGAGAAAGGATGGGGATTGAGATCAACAAATCGATCAAACTAAATGACGACATTACCGATGGCTTTGAACGCGGGAAAGTCTCGTTGAAGAATACTTTCAACAAGATGATTGTTATGAGCCAGAGAGCTGGAATTACTTGGAAGATGTGGTTGGTCGTGTTTGCCCTTGTTGgattattcttcttttacgTTTGGCTCTTTTAA
- a CDS encoding uncharacterized protein (BUSCO:EOG09264X31): MVKFLLKVSAELDNVTALEPYDTPQDPFYYTFRIECTKCRTIHDKEIQITQYEKHEISGSRGEASFVFRCKECKNEHSASIERTKEKLEQGNSKPVSILEIDARGLDFNEFIPDGRFQAKGLDTGTLFTEVDLEDSEWYDVDEKTNEEVSIVDVKWTISRS; the protein is encoded by the coding sequence ATGGTCAAATTTTTACTTAAAGTCTCGGCGGAATTAGATAATGTTACTGCTCTCGAGCCTTATGACACGCCCCAGGATCCATTCTATTATACTTTTCGTATTGAATGTACCAAATGTCGAACTATTCACGATAAAGAGATTCAAATAACTCAATACGAGAAGCATGAAATCTCAGGCTCAAGAGGTGAGGCAAGCTTTGTTTTCCGTTGCAAAGAGTGTAAGAATGAACATTCTGCAAGTATTGAGAGAACAAAGGAGAAGTTAGAGCAAGGAAACAGCAAGCCTGTATCGATTTTAGAAATTGATGCAAGAGGGTTGGACTTTAATGAGTTTATTCCCGATGGAAGGTTCCAAGCAAAAGGATTGGATACAGGTACATTGTTCACGGAGGTGGACTTGGAGGATCTGGAATGGTacgatgttgatgaaaaaacTAATGAGGAAGTATCAATTGTGGATGTAAAGTGGACAATCTCAAGGTCATAG
- the NOP16 gene encoding Nucleolar protein 16, with protein sequence MVSVRKRKMARSSVKKNTRRRKDKQRDINIHSNPIIAKNWDKSLTLKQNYKRLGLRSKLGNIAGGVEQKVETLTEIRNKRRAKSELSSSSQSVSIEEIEETEDPSRIPIGEARIIRDPETNEVLRVIYGTMKVDGDDNDNVSDAAEETEEREGQGANSVIKELEEYAAKHAKVRKERHMSDRESEWAKALYEKYGDDYERMKWDKKLNVYQQSAGDLKRRITKWKKANNIQ encoded by the coding sequence ATGGTATCTGttaggaaaagaaagatggcAAGGTCATCtgtgaagaagaatacaagaagaagaaaggatAAACAACGTGATATCAACATTCATTCCAACCCTATCATTGCCAAGAACTGGGACAAGTCATTGACtctaaaacaaaattacaaaagatTAGGTTTACGTTCCAAATTAGGAAATATTGCTGGTGGTGTAGaacaaaaagttgaaaccTTAACAGAGATTAGAAATAAACGTAGGGCGAAACTGgaattgctgctgctgctgcagtCTGTATCGATCGAAGAGATTGAAGAGACTGAAGATCCATCAAGGATCCCCATAGGTGAGGCCAGGATCATTAGAGATCCGGAGACCAACGAGGTTTTGAGAGTTATTTACGGTACAATGAAAGTCGACGGAGATGATAATGACAATGTTTCCGATGCAGCagaagaaacagaagagagagaaggtCAAGGAGCCAACTCTGTGATCAAAGAGTTGGAAGAGTATGCGGCTAAACACGCTAAAgtgagaaaagagagacaCATGTCTGATCGTGAAAGTGAGTGGGCAAAAGCGCTTTATGAGAAGTATGGTGATGATTATGAACGAATGAAGTGGGACAAGAAGTTGAATGTATACCAGCAATCAGCAGGAGATTTAAAGAGGCGAATCACAAAATGGAAGAAAGCAAATAATATACAGTGA
- the CFD1 gene encoding cytosolic Fe-S cluster assembly factor cfd1 has protein sequence MSLEDQAQLQAQAQDQTPVPKSLSSVRHVILILSGKGGVGKSSVTTQTALTLVNKGFRVGVLDIDLTGPSLPRMFGVESKQVHQSVHGWVPVEVYNSNDTKLGGSLKLMSLGFLIGDRGNSVVWRGPKKTAMIKQFLKDVVWSGNDGEPLDYLLIDTPPGTSDEHIAIAEELRYAQPIDGAIIVTTPQQVATADVRKEINFCKKVNFEILGIVENMSGFICPYCAECTNIFSSGGGKQMAETLQLAYLGNIPIDPSFVEIIESQEDIQGKRLIELYEKSELKPIMETVIDRILMQNLPSRIP, from the coding sequence ATGTCACTAGAAGACCAAGCCCAATTGCAAGCTCAAGCTCAAGATCAGACTCCAGTGCCGAAATCGCTTAGCTCAGTGCGACATGTCATACTTATCTTATCAGGAAAaggtggtgttggtaaGTCCTCGGTAACGACTCAAACAGCACTTACACTAGTCAACAAAGGCTTCCGTGTCGGTGTACTCGATATTGATCTAACTGGTCCGTCTCTACCACGGATGTTTGGTGTTGAATCCAAACAAGTTCATCAGTCGGTGCATGGTTGGGTACCCGTTGAAGTGTATAATTCAAATGATACAAAGTTAGGTGGGAGTTTGAAATTAATGTCGTTGGGGTTCCTCATTGGCGATCGTGGAAACTCTGTTGTTTGGAGAGGCCCTAAAAAGACGGCTATGATCAAACagtttttgaaagatgTCGTTTGGAGTGGTAATGATGGTGAGCCATTGGACTACTTACTTATAGATACGCCTCCAGGTACTTCAGATGAACATATCGCTATCGCAGAAGAATTAAGGTATGCACAACCCATTGACGGAGCAATCATTGTAACAACGCCACAACAAGTGGCAACTGCTGATGTACGAAAAGAGATAaacttttgcaaaaaagtgAACTTTGAGATATTGGGGATTGTAGAAAATATGTCAGGGTTCATTTGTCCGTATTGTGCAGAGTGtacaaatattttttcGAGTGGTGGTGGAAAACAAATGGCAGAGACTTTGCAATTGGCATACCTAGGTAATATTCCAATTGACCCGCTGTTTGTAGAAATCATCGAGCTGCAAGAGGATATACAGGGTAAGAGATTGATTGAACTATACGAAAAACTGGAATTAAAACCAATCATGGAAACTGTCATAGATCGAATATTGATGCAAAACTTGCCATCTAGAATTCCTTAA